DNA from Brevibacterium sp. 'Marine':
GGCCCCGTTCCCTTCTGCAACGGTTCCGGTCAGCGGCCTCCGAGAGAAATCCGAAGAATCACTCAAACTGAATCACTACGGTGTCCCGATGACCAGATTGCGACGTTGGCCCTACACCTTCGCCATGGCGCTCGCCCTCCTCGTCGGAGCGGCCGCCGTGGTCTCGTCCCTCTACCTCGACCTCCCGCTGCGGGACCCCGACGGATTCCTCGGCCCCTCATACATCCGCCTGCCCCTGCTGGTTCTCGGATTCATCGGCGGCGGGCTGCTCGTGGAAGCCGTGAGGCGACACGGGTGGCGGAACCTGCCGACGTCTGTCGTCGACATCGCCAAGAAGGAATGGAACGCCCACCGTCTGCTGTGCATCGGTGCGGGGCTGCTGAGCTTCTACGTCTGCTACGTCGCCTACCGCAACCTCAAGAGCGTGCTGCCGGTGTTCCGCGAAGGCACCCTCTTCGATCAGCAGCTGTTCCGCCTCGACCAGTGGCTCATGGGCGGCAGCACTCCGGCGGTGGTCCTGCACGAACTCCTCGGCACCGGCATGGCGGCGAATCTGCTGTCGATCGCCTATCTCGCCTATCTTCCGCTCATCCCGATCAGCCTCGGCGCGGTCCTCGTGCTCAATCGCAGACACGCCGTCGGTGCCTGGTATACGACGATGCTCAGCCTCAACTGGGTGCTCGGCACCATCAGCTACTATCTCCTGCCGTCGGTCGGTCCGGTGTTCAGCCATCCTGACGCCTTCCGGGCGCTGCCCGACACCGGAGTCCGTCAGCTCCAGGAATCCCTCATCGACACGCGACTCGACTATCTCAGCAACCCGGTCGGCAGCGACTCCATCCAAGGTGTCGCCGCGTTCGCATCGCTTCACGTCTCCGTCACCTTCGCCGCCGCACTGTTCATGACGCTGACGAAACAGAACCGCGCCGTCCGAGCGATCACCTGGATCTTCTTCGCAGTGACGGTCGTGGCCACCATCTATTTCGGATGGCATTACCTCCTCGACGACATTGCGGGCATCGGCATCGGCGGGGCGTCGGTGGCACTCTCCGCATGGGTGACCGGGCACCGCAGAGCACGCCGACGGCCGGTCGACGCAGTCTCCGAACCTGTTTCCGTACCCGCCGCGAAGCCCGCGGATTCTGTCTCACACACCGCCGGGGCTATACTGTAATCACCTGCGAACCCGTTTTTCGGGTTCCCTGCGTCGTCAGGACGCCTCGTCTCTGCAGCTGGGTGAAAGAACCCGCGCATTTCCGAAGCCGTTTTCTCTCGGCGATCGAGAGCGCCGACAGCGCTCATTCCATGACCGGCTGCGGCTGCCTGCCACCATTTCACGGCACCGGCACGTCCTCCGGCACGTCGAAGGGCCACACCATCACTACTTCACAGACACGCACCAACCCCCGCACCACCCGCACCAAGAAAGCCACCTCGGCACCGACCTCGTTCGCCGAGCTCGGCGTGCCCGCCGCACTCGTCGACTCCCTCGACCGTGAGGGCAAGACCCAGGCCTTCCCCATCCAGCAGGACACCCTGCCCGACACCCTGGCCGGCCGCGATGTGCTCGGCCGCGGAAAGACCGGATCCGGCAAGACCCTGGCGTTCTCCATTCCACTCGTCGCCCGCCTCGCCGAATCCGGCAAGGGCACCCAGAAGGTCCGCCACCCGCGCGGACTCGTCCTGGCTCCCACCCGTGAGCTCGCCACGCAGATCACCGATGTCATCGACCCGCTGGCCAAGGCCGCCGGCCTGAAGACGACGACGATCTTCGGCGGGGTCAAACAGCGTCGGCAGGAGAACGCCCTCAATGCGGGCGTCGACATCGTCATTGCCTGCCCCGGCCGCCTCGAGGATCTGCTCCAGCAGGACATCCTCACGCTCGAGAACATCGAGGTCACCATCCTCGACGAGGCCGATCACATGGCTGACCTGGGCTTCCTGCCCGGAGTCACTCGCATCCTCAAGCAGACCCCGGCCCAGGGGCAGCGGATGTTCTTCTCCGCGACCTTGGACAACGACGTCGACAAGCTCGTCCGTCGCTTCCTCCACAATGAGGTCCTCCACTCCGTCGATGAGGCGACCTCGCACGTCTCGGCGATGACTCACCACGTGTTCGAGGTCTCGGTCGACGACAAGAACGCGCTGGTTCACAAACTCGCCTCCGGCACGGGCCGCCGCATCCTCTTCACCCGCACGAAGCACCGGGCCAAACGCTTCGCCCGACAGCTCACCGCTGCCGGCATCCCCGCCGTCGATCTGCACGGCAACCTGTCCCAGGGTGCTCGCGATCGCAACCTCGCCGCGTTCACCGATGGTGACGCGAAGGTGCTGGTGGCCACGGACATCGCGGCCCGCGGCGTCCACGTCGATTCCGTCGAGCTCGTCGTCCACGTCGATCCCCCGACCGAACACAAGGCCTACCTGCATCGTTCCGGCCGTACCGCCCGTGCCGGCAGCGCCGGCGACGTGGTCACCGTGATGACACCCGATGAGCGCAAGGACACGCAGATCCTGCTGCGCAAGGCCGCCATCAAGGCCTCCCCGCAGAAGGTCACCGCCGACTCCCCCGAGGTGACCGAGCTCGTCGGTGAGATCGCCGAGTACGTCGCCCCGCAGCCGAAGGAACCGGTGCAGCCGCGCAAGAAGACCGAACCGGCGAAGTCCGGTGGTCGTTCGTCCCGCCGTCGCCGAGGTGGCCGTGGCGGACGCGGTGGAGGTGCGGGACGCGATGGCGCCGCTGGCGAGAGCACTCGCACGAACTCACGCAGCAGCGACTCCGGCCGCACTGGTCAGAACGGCCGCAGCGGCGAGGGCAGTCGCCGCCGCGAGACCGGTCGGGGAGGCCGCTCGGGCAATCAGAGCTCGGGAGCGCGCACCAGCCGGTCGGGCGGCCGCCGCACCGCAGACTCTCGTGGCACGAGCCCTGAGACCCGTCGCCGCAATCGCTCTCGCACCGGAGGTTCGCAGCAGGTCTACTCGACCAGCAGCTGACATCCTCACAGTGTGATAACTCTCCGCATATAGTACACTTTGGTGTACTATATGCGGAGAGTTATTCTTCTGCGATCGAGGGGCGGGAATCAGTAGGATTGCGGCATGCAGCCATCGGAGTCCGCGGGCGCTCACGACCCGATCACAGAGAATATGTACACCGGATCGCAGAACAGCTTTCCCGGCGACCTCATCGACTCCTCCGATCTGTCGAACGCCGACCGCGAGCAGATCGCTCAGCTCATGGACGCGCTTGCCCGACTGCGCGAGGCCGAACGCACCCTCGCCGAGGCTTCGCGCAGATTCATGAAGCTCAGCGAGCAGGACATGCGTGCATTGCACTATCTCATCGCAGCGAAGCGGCAGAACGCAGTCGTGACCCCGAAGATGCTGTCTGCCCATATGCTCATGTCGGCAGCCTCGGTGACGAAGCTGATCAATCGCCTGGAGCGGGAGGGGCATGTCATCAGGAAGCTCCATCCCAGCGATCGCCGGGCATATGCCATCGACGTCACCGCGGAGACGGCGCGCTCGGCACGAGAGACCGTGGGGCGCGCCCAGGCCAGACGGATCCATGCCGCCGTCCGCCTCACCAGCCGCGAACGCGATGCCGTCATCCGCTTCCTCGACGGCATGACCGACGAGCTGTCGCTGAGCAACGCCGACTGGGCGAAGCCGCTGTGATCGGAGGCGACCGGTGAGCCACAACCGTGAACACCTCACTCTCGTCTGGTTCCGCGACGACCTGCGCGTCGACGATCACGAGGCACTGACAGCGGCCCGCGCCGAGGGGCAGGTGATCGGTCTCTGGATCAGGGAGTCCCGCAGCGACGACGGCTTGGGCCCCCGTCCGCTGGGTGGGGCCGCGCGGTGGTGGGCTCATGAGTCGTTGCGCGTCTTGGAGGCCGAACTCGCGCAGCTCGAGATCCCGCTGCTCTTCGCAGCAGGCTCCGCCGCGGACATCGTCCCGCAGGCGGCCGCGGACCTGGAGGTCGATGCCGTCCGCTGGTCACGCCGCTATGCACCGGCCTCACGTGACCTCGACGCGCAGATCAAGACGGACCTGGCTGATGCCGGGCGTGCTGTGCACTCCCATACCGGCGCGCTGCTCGTCGAACCCTGGACTATCAGCCCGCAGGGCGGAGACTTCTACAAGGTGTTCACCCCTTATTTCAACGCCGTACGCGATCGCAGCGTCGGCGACGTCCTCCCGGCCCCGCGCAGACAGACCTCTCTGACGAAGGCGCACCGGCAGACGCTCGACGGGCACTCGTGGATGCGCAACCTCGACGGCCTCGGCCTTCTCGACGGAACAGACACGGGCTCGGGCGAATTCGCCTCGGCGAGGACCCCGCAGTGGTGGCAGACGACCGTGGCCGAGCACTGGAGCCCCGGGTGTCGAGAGGCGGCCCGAGCGCTGGCGGACGTGAGCGACGGGGTCGACGGCTACGCAGATTCGCACGATGTCCCCGCCGACCCCGACAGCACGTCCGGCCTGTCTCCGAGACTGCGCTTCGGCGAACTCTCCCCACGGCAGCTGCTGGCCGCGGCCCTGGACCTGCCGACGGTCAGCGATGATGACCGGCAGGCATGGATCCGGCAGCTCTACTGGCGGGAGTTCTCCTGGCACCTGACCTATCACCTGCCGGCCATCGAGTCCGAGCCGATGCGGCCGGAATTCGCATCCTTCCCCTATGAGGACGACCCCGAGGCGCTTGAGCATTGGCGCAGCGGTACGACCGGGATTGCCCTCGTCGACGCCGGCATGGCGCAGCTGTGGCAGACCGGGTGGATGCACAATCGAGTGCGGATGGCCACGGCGAGCTTCCTGACGAAGAATCTGCTCATCCACTGGTGGCACGGCGAACAGTGGTTCTGGGACACGCTCGTCGACGCCGATGAAGCCAACAATCCCGTCTCGTGGCAATGGGTCGCCGGGTGCGGAGCCGATGCGGCCCCGTACTTTCGGATCTTCAATCCCGAACGCCAACGTGAGCGTTTCGATCCGAACAGCGAGTACGTGAGCAGGTGGGTGGGCCGCGGGCCGGGCGGTCTCACCCGAACGGAACGTTCACACGGCGATCGCGAGCCGATCGTCGATCTCAAGGCATCGCGCCAGGCGGCGCTGGCAGCCTATGACCGGATGAAGAGCGAGGCGAAATGAGCACGACGAACGGACGCAGAATTCTCCTGGCCGGGTGCGGAGACTTAGGCACACGGTTGGGACTGCGGCTGGTCGACCAGGGGCACGAGGTGATCGGACTGCGCCGGCGCGTCGCCGAACTGCCCGATGCCTTCGAGACGATCAGCATGGACCTCTCCCACCTCGGAGCGCCAGAGCGCGGCGGGGCCGACGCCCCGGTCCGCAGCGATCCACGACTGGACGCACTCGACGCGGTCGTCATCACCCTCACTCCGGACGAACCGACTCGGGCCGGATACGAACGGTCCTACCTCCACGGACTGAGAGGCCTCGCGCGCGTGCTCGAGTCACAGCCGGGCCGAGTCGTCCTCGTCTCCTCCACGCGTGTCCTCGCTGAGGACCCGACACGTGTGACCACCGAAGACACTCCAGTCGCCCCGGAGTCCGGGCCGGGTGAGGTGCTCGCGGCAGCCGAGTCCGAAGCGGCCGAACTCTTCGACCACGTCACGATCGTGCGCCCGGCTGGCATCTACGGACCTGGCCGCACCCGTCTCATCGACTCCGTGCGACGCGGGCAGCAGCTCAACCATCAGCGGTGGACGAACCGCATCCACCGGGACGATCTGGTGCACGGACTGGAGCGCTTGACCCTTGACCCGGAACCGCCGAACCTGGTCCATGCCGTCGATTCCCAACCTGCCCAGATGGGCGAGGTCGCCGCCTTCATCGCCGACCGCCTCGGCGTGCCCGTCCCCGGCCATGTCGAGGACGAGAAGCCGGGCGGCAAACGGATCGACGGAACTCGCTTCCGCGCACTTGTGGGCGAACTCGGCTACCCCACCTACCGGGACGGCTTCGCGTCGATGCTGACGGCAACTGCCTGATCACGAACGAGATCGGGGACCGTTCACGCTCGCACCCGACGGCGCGCCTCGGCGGCGATGTTCTTCGCCATTGCGGGGAAGATGAATCGGTGGAACGGGGCGACGAGGGCCCAGTAGAGGCGGCCGCGCACACCGGTGGGAATGAAGGTCGCTGTCTGGTGGTACTCGCAGCCGTCGGCTGAGTCGGTCAGCGTGAATTCGAGCCACGCATGACCGGAGACCTTCATCTCGGCGCGCAGCAGCAGACGCGAGTTCCGCTCCAGCTGTTCGACCCTCCACCAATCGACGGGATCGCCGATGCGCAGGGAATCGGGCAGCCGTCGACCTCGGTTGAGGCCGGCGCCGCCGACGGCTTTGTCCCAGATTCCGCGGACTTTCCAGGCCAGGGGCCAGGAGTACCAGCCTTGAGCCCCGCCGATGCCCTCGATCACGGGCCACACATCGGCGGCCGAGAGACCGGGAATCGTTGCCGCGCGTTCGTCGGTGCAGATGCGCCGTCCCGCCCACTGCGGGTCATTCGGCAGCGGGCTGGCCGCCTCGTCGAGCTCTCCGGCGTCGGCGTCCCAGTTCGTGTCCACGGCGCCCTCGACTTCGCGACGCAGCGCGAGTCGGACGGCATCGTCGAACCTGATCAGCCCGGATTCGGGCGGTGGGATGACCTCGTCGATCGCATGTGATGTGGCCACCGCGTCCTCCTGCAGCGACTGGACGAGAGGCAGGGTGAGGCGGAACGGCAGCGGTGTCACCAGTCCGACCCAGATGCCCGACAGGGTCGGGGCGGGCAGCGGCAGCGCGAGGACATGTCGAGGCTTGAGGCCCGCGACTGAGGCGAAGGTGCGCATCACGTCGGCGTACGTGAGGATCTGGCGCGAACCGATGTCGAAGGACTCATTGACCCGTCCGTCGACGTCAGCGGCGGAGAGAAGATAGTAGAGAGCGTCACGGACCGACAGCGGTTCGACGCGGTTGGCCACCCAGTCCGGTGCCGGCATCCACCTCAGCGTCAGGGCGAGATGGCGGATCATTTCGAACGAGGCGGAGCCGGAGCCGATGATGATGCCGGCGTTGAAGACGATCGCGTCGACCTCGGAGTCAAGCAGAATCCGTCCGACGGTCGCCCGCGAGCGCATGTGTTTGGACAGTTCGCGTCCCTCCGGATGGAGTCCTCCGAGGTAGACGACGCGGCCCACACCCGCCCCGGCGGCTTCGTCGGCGAAACGGGTGGCCGCCGCGGACTCGGCGGCTTCGAAGTCCCCGCCAGAGCCCATGGAGTGCACCAGGTAATAGGCCGTGTCGATGCCGGTGAGGCTGTCGGACAGTCCGCGGCCGGAGTCGAGATCGACGGTTCTCACGTCGACGTCGGCTACCCATGGAACTTGTTTGAGCTTCTCCGGTCGCCGCACCCCGACCCGGACCTCGTGACCGGCCTGAAGCAGGCGAGGCACGAGGCGACCGCCGATGTAGCCGGTCGCCCCAAGCACGAGGACACGGCGCGGGGTGCGGGTCTGTCGGATGACTTCGTCACCGAGTGATTCCGAGTGGTGCGGTGTCGAGCGTTTCGTCGGGCGATTCATCCGAGGGTCCTTCCGGCCTGCCGGGATCGGCTGTCATGGACCAAGCCTACACATTTTATTAACCCATTGGATACTATCTACCAGGAGATAGTTGCACCTCAGTCCGCCAACGCAGCACCCACGTCGTATCGAAGGATCGCGGCGATGTTTTCGGACATCGGATCATGACTGAGCCCGATCTCTGCCGAGGACAGAACAGCCTGGGCGATGATGTCTGAATCTCCCTCTGCCGCCTCGGCGTCGTCGAGCAGCAGGGTCGCCACTGCACCGCGCTCGACTGCTTTCGCGACTTCGGTGCGACCTTCGACCGCGCGGTCGTGGGCTTTGCTCTCGGCCAGCCGTTCGGAGTTATCGGCCTCGCGCTCGCCGGCGAGTTTAGTCACGAGTGTTCGCACCGCCACATCGATCGCCTCTTCGGCACCATCATCGTCGTTGCCGCCTTCTGATATCTCGTGCAGCAGCTCTTCGGCCCTCACCGACAGTTCGGCCTTGACAACCGTTCTGCCCTGCACTTCTCCTGCCAACACGACGGCGTTCGGTGCATGGTCGGTGATCAGTCGGTCGATGAAGTCGGCGACAGCGCGAGCGTTGTCTTTGATGATCTCGTCGACGCGACGCCGGATCTGGTTGTGTGAGTATGCTCCTCGCCGCGGCTTGTTGATGTCTTCGTCGTTGTCGCCGGTCACGTGGACCGACTCGTTCTCGGTGCGTTCACGATCCGGAGTCACGCTCAGTTCACGCACGGCCGCTCCATCCTGTCCGGCGATGACAAGCACGACGTCGAACTGCCTGCATTCCTGGCGGAGGTAGGCTCCGAGTTCGGGCACGTCTCCGTAGTGCGCCGCGTCGCCTTCTCCCAACGCCGCATCCCAGTGTTCGTCAAGCAGAACTCCCCCCGAGTTCGCAACGATGGTCCGACCGTCCGTGTGCACCTCGGTGGGTTCGTCGACGAGGATGATCGCGTCAATGGGCTCGAGGAGCGACTCCTCTGCCCCGCTTTCGGACAGCTGGTCTCGCAGCTCCGACCAGCGCAGGCGCAGCTGCGTCTCGGCATCCGCTGAAGGAGCACGACCCTCAAGGTAGACCGTGGCATATGGACCGCCGCTCTCGTAGACCGTGCGCAAGTGACTGTGGTTCATCCCTTGTTCCTCCTCAGCATCTGTGTTCATCTGTCCGGACCCCGCAGGACCCACCGCTGGGCGCGGTCTTCTCAGCCTGGCATTGTGCGCAGACCCTGTAAACAGTCTTGACAATCCGTGCCAGTCCCTTTACTTCTCCAGGACGGCTCCGACGTCTGAAGTGGCACAATGGGGCCATGAACACCGAAGCGATGATGCGCGCCGTCAGCCAGCAGACTTTCGGCAGCGCCGACGTTCTCGAAATCACCGAGATTCCGCGCCCGGAGCCCCGCCCCAACGAAATCCTCGTCAAAGTTCAGGCGGCGGGCCTCAATCCCACTGATTGGAAGCACCGTTCCGGCCGCGGCTTCATTGACACGTTGCCCTTGGTGCTCGGCTGGGACGTCTCTGGCGTAGTCGAAGATGTCGGCATCGGCGTCGCGACTTTCAAACCCGGAGACGAGGTGTTCGGCATGCTGTCGTACCCGTTCGGACTCGGCTCCCACGCCGAATACGTCGCCACCCCGTCCAGATTCTTCGCAGCGAAACCCCGATCGGTCGATCATGTGCAGGCGGGAGCACTCCCCCTCGTCTCACTGACCGCCTGGCAAGCGCTCGTCGAGAATGCGGACGTGCAGTCGGGACAGCGCGTGCTGATCCACGCGGCCGCAGGCGGCGTCGGGCACATCGCTGTGCAGATCGCGAAGGCGCGGGGCGCATACGTGATCGGAACCGCGAGCGCGGAGAAACACGGCTTCTTGCGCGAACTCGGCGCCGATGAGGTCATCGACTATCGTACGGACGACTTCGCCGATCGAGTGCGAGACGTGGACGCGGTGCTCGACACGATCGGCGGTGACACAGCGATGCGCTCCCTGCACACTCTTCGCAAAGGAGGCTGTCTCGTGTCGCTCATCCCCGTCGGCTCCGCTGATCTCCTTCGCGAAGCAGATCAGCTCGGAGTGCGAGCTCTTCGAATGCTCGTGGACTCCTCGCGCAGCACGCTGGAAATCGTCTCCGGACTCGTCGACGATGGTGCACTGCGTGCCACCATCGCCGGGACGTTCCCTCTCACAGAGGCAGCAGAAGCCCACCGAGAGGGCGAGACCAATCGCACAACCGGAAAACTCGTACTCACAATGGACGAGTAAACGAAACGCAGTCCTCACGGAGCTGGCGGCGGGGCCGCCGCGGCTTCGAGCTCCGTCTCGGCGGCAAAACAGGGCCCGGCACCTGTGCAACGGTGCCGGGCCCTGCGATTACAGGTGTCAGTAGTGCGCCGGCGGATCACTTGCGGGGAAGGACTCTTCCTCCCATTCATCGACCAAGTTGTCTTTATGCTGCATCGACGCGGAATCCGTGCCGGGTTTTTCCGCAACATCGTCTTTGGCGTCCTCGGGGACCTTTGTCAGATCCTTCTCGTCTTCGCTGGAATCGCTCATCACGATCATCCCTTCTCTCTCGAGTGCATGAACCCATGCTGACACTGTTTCAGGCAGCTCGGTAGGGGTACTGCCCGGTAAACCGATCGTGTCCCAGCCTGACCGCCTGAGCAATTGTCCGAAACCGATTTTGGGCGCAGCACCAGCTTTGCGTAGGATGTTGCAAGGTCAAGCAGGCGGCCTCCAGATGTGAGGACCCCTGATTGTGTATCGCCTTCCCCTTTGCCCGCAGATTCTCGCGCGGATCATCAACGCCAGCGGCTCAGAACTGAACCGCCGACGTTGAAAGACACCGTTGCTGCGCCCGACCCCCACCACGAATCGGTCGCAGAACTCCTCATCAGACTCCTGGCCTCAGAAGACGAGCTCGGCACCTTCGTGGATGAGCTCGCAACCATGGCCGCCGCCGAAGTCAGTCAGGATTCTCCGGTCTCGTGCGGGATCACGCTGGTCCGCAACAGACGCAACACCATTGTCGGCGGCAGCGACGACGCAGCGAGACGATTCGAAGACATCCACACCTACCTCGGAGCCGGCCCGCGTGTGGAGGCAACGAAGAGCCGCACGATCATCTGCGTCGATGACGCCGAGGAAGAGAAGCGCTGGCGAGACTTCATGGACATCGCTGTGCTTGACGATCTGCGAAGCTTGGTGGCGGTCCCGCTCGACATCGATGACACTGCGCAAGCGGTCATGACCTTCTACGCCATGCAACCCCGCAGCCTCGGGGAGCCGACGCTGTCGAAAGTGCAAAGATTCGTGGAACCGGTGAAGAGGTCACTGCGCGTGGCAGTCCGAACCGCGCGCTTCGCCGAAGCAGCCGAACACCGACAGCGGGCAATGGAATCCCGTACCGTCATCGACGTGGCCATCGGAATCACCATGGCCCAGGCGGCCTGCAGCCAGGAGGAAGCTGTCGCCATTCTCAAGAAGGCGTCATCGCATCGCAATATCAAACTGCGCACGCTCGCCGGTGACCTCGTCGACTCACTCGGTCAACCCGAGCCGATCACGCCGTTCACCGAGTGAGTGATCGGCCCTCCACCGGATTGTCGAAATGTTCGG
Protein-coding regions in this window:
- a CDS encoding GAF and ANTAR domain-containing protein; the protein is MKDTVAAPDPHHESVAELLIRLLASEDELGTFVDELATMAAAEVSQDSPVSCGITLVRNRRNTIVGGSDDAARRFEDIHTYLGAGPRVEATKSRTIICVDDAEEEKRWRDFMDIAVLDDLRSLVAVPLDIDDTAQAVMTFYAMQPRSLGEPTLSKVQRFVEPVKRSLRVAVRTARFAEAAEHRQRAMESRTVIDVAIGITMAQAACSQEEAVAILKKASSHRNIKLRTLAGDLVDSLGQPEPITPFTE
- a CDS encoding NADP-dependent oxidoreductase; the encoded protein is MNTEAMMRAVSQQTFGSADVLEITEIPRPEPRPNEILVKVQAAGLNPTDWKHRSGRGFIDTLPLVLGWDVSGVVEDVGIGVATFKPGDEVFGMLSYPFGLGSHAEYVATPSRFFAAKPRSVDHVQAGALPLVSLTAWQALVENADVQSGQRVLIHAAAGGVGHIAVQIAKARGAYVIGTASAEKHGFLRELGADEVIDYRTDDFADRVRDVDAVLDTIGGDTAMRSLHTLRKGGCLVSLIPVGSADLLREADQLGVRALRMLVDSSRSTLEIVSGLVDDGALRATIAGTFPLTEAAEAHREGETNRTTGKLVLTMDE
- a CDS encoding MarR family transcriptional regulator codes for the protein MQPSESAGAHDPITENMYTGSQNSFPGDLIDSSDLSNADREQIAQLMDALARLREAERTLAEASRRFMKLSEQDMRALHYLIAAKRQNAVVTPKMLSAHMLMSAASVTKLINRLEREGHVIRKLHPSDRRAYAIDVTAETARSARETVGRAQARRIHAAVRLTSRERDAVIRFLDGMTDELSLSNADWAKPL
- a CDS encoding deoxyribodipyrimidine photo-lyase, whose product is MSHNREHLTLVWFRDDLRVDDHEALTAARAEGQVIGLWIRESRSDDGLGPRPLGGAARWWAHESLRVLEAELAQLEIPLLFAAGSAADIVPQAAADLEVDAVRWSRRYAPASRDLDAQIKTDLADAGRAVHSHTGALLVEPWTISPQGGDFYKVFTPYFNAVRDRSVGDVLPAPRRQTSLTKAHRQTLDGHSWMRNLDGLGLLDGTDTGSGEFASARTPQWWQTTVAEHWSPGCREAARALADVSDGVDGYADSHDVPADPDSTSGLSPRLRFGELSPRQLLAAALDLPTVSDDDRQAWIRQLYWREFSWHLTYHLPAIESEPMRPEFASFPYEDDPEALEHWRSGTTGIALVDAGMAQLWQTGWMHNRVRMATASFLTKNLLIHWWHGEQWFWDTLVDADEANNPVSWQWVAGCGADAAPYFRIFNPERQRERFDPNSEYVSRWVGRGPGGLTRTERSHGDREPIVDLKASRQAALAAYDRMKSEAK
- a CDS encoding NAD-dependent dehydratase, with the protein product MSTTNGRRILLAGCGDLGTRLGLRLVDQGHEVIGLRRRVAELPDAFETISMDLSHLGAPERGGADAPVRSDPRLDALDAVVITLTPDEPTRAGYERSYLHGLRGLARVLESQPGRVVLVSSTRVLAEDPTRVTTEDTPVAPESGPGEVLAAAESEAAELFDHVTIVRPAGIYGPGRTRLIDSVRRGQQLNHQRWTNRIHRDDLVHGLERLTLDPEPPNLVHAVDSQPAQMGEVAAFIADRLGVPVPGHVEDEKPGGKRIDGTRFRALVGELGYPTYRDGFASMLTATA
- a CDS encoding DEAD/DEAH box helicase is translated as MTGCGCLPPFHGTGTSSGTSKGHTITTSQTRTNPRTTRTKKATSAPTSFAELGVPAALVDSLDREGKTQAFPIQQDTLPDTLAGRDVLGRGKTGSGKTLAFSIPLVARLAESGKGTQKVRHPRGLVLAPTRELATQITDVIDPLAKAAGLKTTTIFGGVKQRRQENALNAGVDIVIACPGRLEDLLQQDILTLENIEVTILDEADHMADLGFLPGVTRILKQTPAQGQRMFFSATLDNDVDKLVRRFLHNEVLHSVDEATSHVSAMTHHVFEVSVDDKNALVHKLASGTGRRILFTRTKHRAKRFARQLTAAGIPAVDLHGNLSQGARDRNLAAFTDGDAKVLVATDIAARGVHVDSVELVVHVDPPTEHKAYLHRSGRTARAGSAGDVVTVMTPDERKDTQILLRKAAIKASPQKVTADSPEVTELVGEIAEYVAPQPKEPVQPRKKTEPAKSGGRSSRRRRGGRGGRGGGAGRDGAAGESTRTNSRSSDSGRTGQNGRSGEGSRRRETGRGGRSGNQSSGARTSRSGGRRTADSRGTSPETRRRNRSRTGGSQQVYSTSS
- a CDS encoding phosphatase PAP2 family protein; this encodes MTRLRRWPYTFAMALALLVGAAAVVSSLYLDLPLRDPDGFLGPSYIRLPLLVLGFIGGGLLVEAVRRHGWRNLPTSVVDIAKKEWNAHRLLCIGAGLLSFYVCYVAYRNLKSVLPVFREGTLFDQQLFRLDQWLMGGSTPAVVLHELLGTGMAANLLSIAYLAYLPLIPISLGAVLVLNRRHAVGAWYTTMLSLNWVLGTISYYLLPSVGPVFSHPDAFRALPDTGVRQLQESLIDTRLDYLSNPVGSDSIQGVAAFASLHVSVTFAAALFMTLTKQNRAVRAITWIFFAVTVVATIYFGWHYLLDDIAGIGIGGASVALSAWVTGHRRARRRPVDAVSEPVSVPAAKPADSVSHTAGAIL
- a CDS encoding SDR family oxidoreductase: MNRPTKRSTPHHSESLGDEVIRQTRTPRRVLVLGATGYIGGRLVPRLLQAGHEVRVGVRRPEKLKQVPWVADVDVRTVDLDSGRGLSDSLTGIDTAYYLVHSMGSGGDFEAAESAAATRFADEAAGAGVGRVVYLGGLHPEGRELSKHMRSRATVGRILLDSEVDAIVFNAGIIIGSGSASFEMIRHLALTLRWMPAPDWVANRVEPLSVRDALYYLLSAADVDGRVNESFDIGSRQILTYADVMRTFASVAGLKPRHVLALPLPAPTLSGIWVGLVTPLPFRLTLPLVQSLQEDAVATSHAIDEVIPPPESGLIRFDDAVRLALRREVEGAVDTNWDADAGELDEAASPLPNDPQWAGRRICTDERAATIPGLSAADVWPVIEGIGGAQGWYSWPLAWKVRGIWDKAVGGAGLNRGRRLPDSLRIGDPVDWWRVEQLERNSRLLLRAEMKVSGHAWLEFTLTDSADGCEYHQTATFIPTGVRGRLYWALVAPFHRFIFPAMAKNIAAEARRRVRA
- a CDS encoding Vms1/Ankzf1 family peptidyl-tRNA hydrolase, whose protein sequence is MNHSHLRTVYESGGPYATVYLEGRAPSADAETQLRLRWSELRDQLSESGAEESLLEPIDAIILVDEPTEVHTDGRTIVANSGGVLLDEHWDAALGEGDAAHYGDVPELGAYLRQECRQFDVVLVIAGQDGAAVRELSVTPDRERTENESVHVTGDNDEDINKPRRGAYSHNQIRRRVDEIIKDNARAVADFIDRLITDHAPNAVVLAGEVQGRTVVKAELSVRAEELLHEISEGGNDDDGAEEAIDVAVRTLVTKLAGEREADNSERLAESKAHDRAVEGRTEVAKAVERGAVATLLLDDAEAAEGDSDIIAQAVLSSAEIGLSHDPMSENIAAILRYDVGAALAD